A region from the Rufibacter sp. DG15C genome encodes:
- a CDS encoding aldose epimerase family protein, translating into MENLNTSTQQAPTTHVRSYTLHNKHGMQVTVTNYGGTITSILTPDKNGELGEVVLGFKDVTDYTSEAYLANQPYFGAIIGRYGNRIAKGKFTLNGREYSLATNNGENHLHGGVKGFDKVFWEVEELAAQNALRLTYTSPDGEEGYPGTVQVAVLYILTPDNELVIEYQATTDLATPVNLTNHSYFNLSGGKAQDALGHVLSIAADRFVTVSKSLIPTGELPKVAGTPMDFQTPVAIGARIGQVPGGYDHTYVLKETGKHLKHAATVEDPVSGRCLEVCTTEPGIQFYSGNFLDGSLQGHGGTPYKQHYGFCLETQHFPDSPNQPAFPNTILEPDQKYHQKTVYRFYVCQDE; encoded by the coding sequence ATGGAAAACCTCAACACCTCCACCCAGCAAGCCCCTACCACCCACGTCCGTTCCTACACGCTGCATAATAAACACGGCATGCAGGTAACCGTGACCAATTACGGTGGTACCATCACCTCTATTCTTACGCCAGACAAAAATGGGGAATTGGGCGAGGTGGTCTTGGGATTTAAGGACGTGACCGACTATACCTCAGAAGCGTATCTGGCAAACCAGCCGTATTTTGGCGCAATCATTGGCCGATATGGCAACCGAATCGCCAAAGGCAAGTTTACCCTTAACGGACGCGAATATTCCCTGGCCACCAACAACGGAGAGAATCATTTGCACGGGGGCGTGAAAGGCTTTGACAAGGTGTTTTGGGAGGTAGAAGAACTGGCCGCCCAGAATGCGTTACGGCTCACCTACACCAGTCCAGACGGCGAGGAAGGCTACCCAGGTACCGTGCAGGTGGCGGTGCTGTATATCTTGACGCCAGACAATGAGCTGGTCATAGAATACCAGGCCACCACTGACTTGGCTACTCCAGTGAATCTTACCAACCACAGTTATTTCAATCTTTCTGGGGGGAAAGCGCAGGATGCGTTAGGGCATGTGCTATCCATAGCCGCAGACCGCTTTGTAACGGTGTCAAAATCGCTGATTCCTACTGGTGAGCTGCCCAAGGTGGCAGGCACCCCCATGGATTTTCAGACGCCCGTGGCCATTGGTGCCAGAATTGGGCAGGTACCCGGTGGTTATGACCATACCTATGTCTTGAAAGAGACCGGCAAGCACTTAAAACATGCCGCCACGGTAGAAGACCCTGTTTCTGGGCGGTGTTTAGAAGTCTGCACCACAGAGCCGGGCATTCAGTTTTACTCGGGTAATTTTCTGGATGGCAGTTTGCAGGGACATGGTGGCACCCCTTATAAGCAGCATTATGGCTTTTGCTTGGAGACCCAGCATTTCCCAGACTCACCCAACCAGCCCGCTTTCCCTAATACCATTCTAGAGCCAGACCAAAAGTACCACCAGAAAACGGTGTACCGGTTTTATGTATGCCAAGATGAGTAA
- a CDS encoding LuxR family transcriptional regulator, which yields MDKHPESELDRRIAAKVAEIAAVADHLPGVVVIHNIQKGLSVEYMCPRGLRLLGVTLQEIRELGPNYLQEFFNPEEVDDYAPKLIGGLLERNDDQEIVSFFQQVKLKGEEALVWHLSTLKILMRDDLGAPLLTITIAIKVEPDTHITPKVNRMLDESKFLRENVQAFAQLGKREQEILRMVVLGKSSTEIAEELFISEKTVNTHRRNLKVKLRVHSHYELSQFARAFDLI from the coding sequence ATGGACAAGCACCCAGAATCAGAATTAGACCGCAGAATAGCGGCCAAGGTTGCTGAGATTGCGGCTGTGGCAGATCACCTACCCGGCGTGGTAGTCATCCATAATATACAGAAGGGCCTGAGTGTAGAATACATGTGCCCGCGGGGCCTTAGGCTCCTGGGGGTCACGTTACAGGAGATTCGGGAGTTGGGGCCTAACTACTTACAAGAGTTCTTCAACCCCGAAGAGGTAGACGACTACGCCCCCAAACTTATTGGCGGCCTGCTAGAGCGCAACGATGACCAGGAAATTGTCTCTTTCTTTCAGCAGGTAAAACTGAAGGGCGAAGAAGCGTTGGTCTGGCATTTGAGCACGCTCAAAATCTTGATGCGCGATGACCTGGGCGCTCCCCTGCTCACCATCACCATTGCCATTAAAGTGGAGCCAGACACGCACATCACACCCAAAGTAAACCGCATGCTAGACGAGAGCAAATTCCTGCGCGAGAACGTGCAGGCCTTCGCGCAACTGGGCAAGCGGGAGCAGGAGATTCTACGGATGGTGGTCTTGGGCAAAAGCTCCACAGAAATTGCCGAGGAGCTGTTTATCTCAGAGAAAACCGTAAACACCCACCGCCGAAACCTAAAAGTGAAGCTGCGCGTGCATTCTCATTATGAGCTGTCGCAGTTTGCCCGCGCTTTTGACTTGATCTAA
- a CDS encoding OmpA family protein, translated as MAQKKELKKADTHFQNLEYAIAIQSYKEALKQQEPTLPIVSRMADSYRHLNNSKEAEFWYSQMLAFPDYNPQYLIYYGDAARMNGNYAKAKQLYMDYAELVPDSTAKAMKLIAITENAQNWVTRPKSFALSNLSGLNSTSTEYSPTLYKGGIVFTSDRPDGRFSVLSGWTGKPNSALYHGKRDTASFLTPEVFPAPILNDFQNGSAVFSSDYQTIYFTRVNQLKRKSKTVNPDPFSWINYKAPTAYVNRLELYISKKEGEEWSKPEPFPFNNPGEYSIGHPALSITGDTLYFASDMPGTLGETDIFFSVKQLNSVITRNKKGEESVEVFAFWTKPVNAGNAVNTPGKEVFPTIDAITGKLYFSSNGHKGMGGLDVFSAEGSGDSWVNVQNLKYPLNSAADDFGILFEKKDQGFVSSNRESMDGSDDIYSFSYYPQPCKLSGKTFEKVQETPGVFKELPVGNVKVSLYKVGDTTAAVTYSDADGNFTFEIFDGMQYNIKATKVNYLTRSAIITPECESIVDMVRLGLVLNRNTINKPILVENIYYDLDKDEIRPDAALELDKLVQTLIDNPNIKIELSSHTDSRQTEAYNNLLSQRRAQAAVNYIVSKGIAADRLVAKGYGETRLLNRCKDGTTCTEEEHQLNRRTEFKILKK; from the coding sequence ATGGCTCAAAAGAAAGAGCTAAAAAAAGCTGACACCCACTTCCAGAATCTGGAATATGCGATTGCGATCCAATCGTATAAAGAGGCCTTAAAGCAACAAGAACCTACGTTGCCCATTGTCTCTCGTATGGCAGATTCTTATCGTCACTTGAACAATTCTAAAGAGGCAGAATTTTGGTATTCTCAAATGCTAGCGTTTCCTGACTATAACCCACAGTATTTGATATATTATGGTGATGCAGCGCGCATGAATGGCAATTACGCTAAGGCCAAGCAGTTGTATATGGACTACGCAGAGCTAGTACCAGACTCTACTGCAAAGGCAATGAAACTGATTGCCATTACAGAGAATGCCCAGAACTGGGTAACCAGACCTAAGTCCTTTGCTTTATCAAACCTCTCAGGCTTGAACTCTACCAGCACTGAGTATAGCCCAACGCTATACAAAGGTGGTATCGTTTTTACTTCTGACAGACCAGATGGTAGGTTTAGCGTACTCTCTGGGTGGACAGGAAAACCTAATTCTGCCTTGTACCATGGCAAACGTGATACAGCAAGTTTTTTGACTCCTGAAGTTTTCCCTGCCCCTATTCTAAATGATTTCCAGAATGGTTCTGCGGTTTTCTCATCAGATTACCAGACTATCTACTTTACACGGGTAAATCAATTAAAAAGGAAGAGTAAGACAGTAAACCCAGATCCGTTCAGCTGGATCAACTATAAAGCGCCAACTGCTTACGTAAACCGTCTGGAGTTGTACATCTCTAAAAAAGAAGGCGAAGAATGGAGTAAACCAGAGCCATTCCCATTCAACAACCCAGGAGAGTACTCTATTGGGCACCCCGCCCTTTCTATAACTGGAGACACTCTTTACTTTGCCTCTGACATGCCAGGTACTTTAGGTGAAACTGATATTTTCTTCTCAGTAAAACAGTTGAACAGCGTAATTACAAGAAATAAAAAAGGAGAAGAAAGTGTAGAAGTATTTGCCTTCTGGACGAAGCCAGTTAATGCAGGAAACGCTGTCAATACCCCTGGTAAAGAAGTATTCCCAACCATTGACGCCATTACTGGCAAGCTATACTTTTCCTCTAATGGCCATAAAGGCATGGGCGGGCTGGATGTCTTCTCGGCTGAAGGTTCTGGAGATTCTTGGGTGAACGTGCAAAACTTAAAGTACCCGTTGAACTCAGCTGCCGATGATTTTGGTATTCTGTTTGAAAAGAAAGATCAAGGGTTTGTGTCTTCTAACCGCGAAAGTATGGACGGTTCTGACGACATCTACTCTTTCAGCTACTATCCGCAGCCATGTAAATTGTCTGGTAAGACGTTTGAGAAAGTACAGGAAACGCCTGGTGTCTTCAAAGAATTGCCAGTGGGCAACGTAAAGGTTTCTCTTTACAAAGTGGGTGACACCACTGCCGCAGTGACGTATTCAGATGCAGACGGTAACTTTACTTTTGAGATCTTTGATGGCATGCAGTACAACATCAAAGCCACCAAAGTAAACTACTTAACTCGTTCTGCTATCATCACACCAGAGTGTGAGTCTATTGTGGACATGGTACGTTTGGGCTTAGTCTTGAACCGCAACACCATCAACAAACCTATCTTGGTAGAGAACATCTACTATGACTTGGACAAGGACGAGATTAGACCAGATGCCGCCCTTGAACTAGATAAGTTGGTGCAGACCTTGATAGACAACCCAAATATCAAAATTGAGTTGAGTTCGCATACTGATAGCCGCCAGACAGAGGCCTACAACAACCTATTGTCGCAGAGACGTGCTCAAGCTGCCGTGAACTACATTGTTTCTAAAGGCATTGCCGCTGACCGTTTAGTGGCCAAAGGCTACGGCGAAACCCGTCTATTGAACCGCTGCAAAGACGGAACAACCTGTACCGAAGAAGAACATCAGTTGAACCGCAGAACAGAGTTTAAAATCTTGAAAAAGTAA
- a CDS encoding type IX secretion system membrane protein PorP/SprF, translating into MKKIILPLLLFWAYTASAQQSAYYTQYIFNGLAINPAYAGSKGIISVNGIFRSQWTGVEGAPKTQTLSVDGAYSETVGLGIQVMNDEIGAQGQKSIMASASVRIKVGEKARLGFGLSAGAAQHFIDGTKLYGMDPEVDNAIPSKKQTSILPDAKVGLFFNTERFFAGLSAANLVPTSKDFAFSPERHYFITSGYLFDINHKIKFKPSFLLKEDFKSPTNIDLNAFFLFGDRLWLGGTYRRSMQILSSENGKDAPASTENAVAWMTEVYLTPKIKIGYANDISLNSFKGQPTHEFSVGFLFYKKDDTPSLTIRHF; encoded by the coding sequence ATGAAAAAGATAATTTTACCGTTGCTACTCTTCTGGGCCTACACTGCTAGTGCCCAGCAGAGTGCATATTACACTCAGTACATATTTAATGGACTGGCTATTAATCCTGCTTATGCAGGAAGCAAGGGCATTATCAGCGTGAATGGTATATTCAGAAGCCAATGGACTGGTGTAGAAGGAGCCCCTAAGACGCAGACTTTGTCTGTTGATGGGGCCTACTCAGAAACAGTAGGGTTAGGCATTCAAGTAATGAATGATGAGATTGGGGCACAAGGCCAGAAAAGTATTATGGCTAGTGCTTCCGTCCGGATAAAGGTAGGCGAGAAGGCCCGCTTAGGATTTGGCTTATCAGCTGGTGCTGCACAACATTTCATAGATGGCACCAAACTCTATGGAATGGACCCAGAAGTAGACAACGCTATCCCAAGTAAAAAACAGACCTCTATCTTACCAGACGCCAAAGTGGGCTTGTTCTTTAACACAGAAAGATTCTTTGCTGGCTTATCAGCAGCCAACTTAGTGCCTACTTCTAAGGACTTCGCATTTTCACCAGAACGCCATTATTTTATCACCTCTGGCTATCTGTTTGACATCAACCACAAAATTAAGTTTAAGCCTAGTTTCTTGTTGAAAGAGGATTTCAAGAGCCCTACCAACATAGATCTTAACGCCTTTTTCTTGTTTGGGGATCGTCTTTGGTTAGGTGGTACATACCGCCGCTCTATGCAGATTCTTTCTTCTGAGAATGGTAAAGACGCACCTGCTTCTACAGAAAATGCGGTGGCTTGGATGACTGAGGTGTACCTTACTCCTAAAATCAAGATAGGTTATGCCAATGACATCTCTTTGAACAGCTTCAAAGGTCAGCCTACCCATGAGTTCTCTGTAGGATTTTTATTCTACAAAAAAGATGATACACCTTCTTTAACTATCCGTCACTTTTAG
- a CDS encoding ice-binding family protein, whose amino-acid sequence MRKLLLLALLLSYFTFTGQAQTVPSLGKAFPFTTLAKTGVNSSGETKIYGNAGVAPGTTFIGFPPGQVYGSQEVNTQAAIDAQADLLVAYNQAAAFVPTQNLSGQNLGGLTLKPGVYRFDNDANLDGNLILDNNGDVNAVFIFQVRGKLNVSTGGRINYKDGAAPRIKNIFWQVAGTTTLGSNSLFRGTILAQDIIYAALDATVYGRLLTYNGSITLNKNTITIPTDLEVTITKSPGDAKGNYYVGNTVTYTVVAKNNGPIDETGVRVTLLNAGLTYVGHNAPPGTTYISGMSQWTIPALASGASTTLTVTTTINNNAEANLANTATILGDGLDEVRENNDNTVTICVSPANPSDISGLAAVCVGSEQTYSVTDIKVATQYNWTVPTGWTILGNTTGSSIKVIVGPAGGDITVTASNTCSISEVKRKSIIVATAPSPAPGAITASNGTNNPCSGTQNVTYSVAAIPNAQSYIWVVPTGWTITAGATTNSITVTVGTGAGEISVRAVNPCGPSEKSVLNVLPSSAAPTAATSIAGSAAPCTGETADYSVSGETGATYFNWALPTGWRIISGAGTNSITVEVGPTGGSITVSGINGCGTSSTTSLAVSPTVKTAPSIIDGPLTPCASPEGLVYTYTVGAVQGATSYFWRVTGGLTISEGQGSASIKIKVTSAVTTGTIYVSALNTCGQSTEKSITITPLNKPARPGSITAASTMPCAGDQNLRFSITPVAGATSYAWTFPTGWVISGASDGTFVTVRAGTTAGNVSVVAINSCGAGTERTLALNPTLNSPEKPLSLTGSTSLCSTDREVVYSVAAGADATGYRWEVPANWTIVSGHGTTSIKVNPGNTGGIVRVVALNNCGESVAATVSVIVSTTPTPAPGFITTSPIAPCVNQQNVSFSVDEIFGATAYEWTVSGDWAITSGQGTSTIKVTIGSGSGTVSVKARNGCGLSAASSTTVQPATVAPVTPVTVVGRTAVCELESNVTYTVTGMTNVTGYNWTITGGSDWSITSGQGTASIKVKAGVAPAEISVVAINNCGQSSAKVIQVVTSKVAPGAPSSIIGRVNICAGNTNIEYSVAPVTGATSYIWTLPTGWTYTQNAAGNTILATIGTTSGKIKVRAVNGCGESTESELSVAPTSNTPPKPGNILAATTTVCEGEQGISYIVPPVNGATSYAWTVPADWTITSGQGSTTISVTVGKTAGKITVAAVNNCGASIVSEYTVTPRMVPPKPEFIASQTIPCANSTGNTYSVKVIPGVDTYTWSVPAGWDITAGAGTSSITVEAGINAGEITVKASNDCGVSETATLQVTTTTTAPTTPLAITGNQKVCAGETEVEYKVEAIANTSTYTWTVPTGWNITSGQGTTRIMVQPSTTPGNISVVAGNGCGVSSASRLSVEIIGTLPATPALITGTVDPCSNATGLVYSISAVSNATNYDWTVPVGWTITAGQGTTSITVTTNGANGEVGVSARNTCGSSPARKISVTSRTTPIQPTAIVGDNIVCSGNTVEYKIDPVDGATSYTWGVPSGWTITSGQGTTTLVATVGSGSGNVQVSAENACGRSTIAILPVATSASKLSAPGNISGIASFICSGQEKLTYTVTPVNDAASYLWSVPELDGWKIISGQGTNSIVVNAGTKSGNVTVRVLNGCGESSPSILPVSINEGNTLPIGAISGLTDICANQTDIRYSVDPVPNASTYNWIVPADWTIQSGQGTNSILVTLGNTKGDVTVEAYNACTIKSSQKLFVEPKFAPKTPVISVINSACTGLELEIEPIPGARNYTWTLPDGWVLESGQTSTRIRVSAPKGSEEGAITVVANGPLCNSAPASIELSPENVKGEIEIATALTPNGDNINDTWKIKNIENYQENELIIMNRWGSEVYRTKGYKNDWKGGELSEGTYFYLLNVVTCDGKRKSYDGFLMIIR is encoded by the coding sequence ATGAGAAAACTTCTACTCCTCGCTCTTCTCCTTTCTTATTTCACATTTACTGGCCAGGCCCAGACGGTTCCATCGTTGGGCAAAGCTTTTCCGTTTACAACACTTGCCAAGACAGGTGTTAATAGTTCTGGAGAGACTAAAATTTACGGAAACGCAGGCGTGGCTCCAGGAACTACCTTTATTGGGTTTCCGCCGGGTCAGGTTTATGGCAGCCAAGAGGTTAACACTCAAGCTGCCATTGACGCCCAAGCAGACCTGCTGGTAGCCTATAACCAGGCTGCTGCTTTTGTTCCTACCCAGAACTTGTCTGGCCAGAACTTAGGAGGGTTGACCTTGAAGCCAGGAGTATACAGGTTTGACAATGATGCCAATTTAGATGGCAACCTCATCTTAGATAATAATGGAGATGTGAATGCGGTCTTCATTTTTCAGGTGAGAGGGAAACTCAATGTGAGCACAGGTGGTCGTATCAACTATAAAGATGGTGCAGCGCCTCGTATCAAGAACATTTTCTGGCAAGTGGCCGGAACCACTACCCTAGGTAGCAATTCTCTATTTAGAGGCACTATTCTGGCCCAAGATATTATCTACGCCGCCTTAGACGCCACTGTATATGGGCGTCTACTCACTTATAATGGTAGTATTACGCTTAATAAAAACACTATCACCATCCCTACTGACTTAGAGGTTACTATTACTAAAAGTCCAGGTGATGCAAAAGGCAATTACTATGTTGGCAATACAGTTACGTACACAGTGGTGGCCAAAAACAACGGCCCTATTGATGAAACTGGTGTTCGCGTTACATTACTAAATGCAGGATTAACCTATGTAGGACACAATGCACCTCCAGGTACCACTTATATTTCGGGCATGTCCCAGTGGACGATCCCGGCGCTTGCTTCTGGTGCTTCCACTACTTTAACGGTTACCACCACTATCAACAATAATGCTGAAGCGAACCTAGCCAATACTGCCACTATTCTAGGTGACGGTTTAGATGAGGTAAGGGAGAACAATGACAATACTGTTACTATTTGCGTTTCGCCGGCAAATCCAAGTGATATTTCTGGCTTAGCAGCTGTCTGCGTAGGAAGTGAGCAAACCTACAGCGTTACAGATATCAAAGTAGCCACCCAATACAACTGGACCGTACCCACTGGATGGACCATTTTAGGAAATACGACTGGTTCTTCTATTAAAGTGATTGTAGGGCCTGCCGGTGGAGATATCACTGTTACGGCTTCCAACACATGTAGCATTAGTGAGGTTAAGAGAAAGTCTATTATTGTTGCCACGGCCCCTTCTCCGGCTCCAGGCGCTATTACAGCAAGCAATGGCACTAACAACCCTTGCTCAGGCACCCAGAACGTTACGTATAGCGTTGCCGCTATCCCTAATGCACAATCTTATATCTGGGTGGTACCAACAGGCTGGACTATAACCGCCGGCGCTACCACCAACTCTATCACGGTCACTGTAGGCACAGGCGCAGGAGAAATTTCTGTAAGAGCCGTGAATCCATGTGGACCTAGTGAGAAAAGTGTCTTAAACGTATTACCTTCTTCTGCAGCACCTACTGCGGCTACTTCTATTGCAGGTAGTGCGGCGCCTTGTACTGGTGAAACAGCAGACTATAGCGTTTCTGGTGAAACAGGCGCTACTTACTTTAACTGGGCATTGCCAACTGGATGGAGAATCATTTCAGGGGCAGGCACCAACTCCATCACAGTAGAGGTTGGGCCAACAGGCGGTTCTATCACAGTTTCTGGAATCAACGGTTGCGGCACTAGCAGCACTACTTCCTTAGCGGTATCACCTACCGTGAAGACTGCGCCTTCTATCATTGATGGCCCACTTACACCATGCGCTTCTCCAGAAGGTCTTGTGTACACCTATACGGTAGGCGCTGTACAAGGTGCTACCAGTTATTTCTGGCGTGTTACCGGCGGCCTTACCATTTCAGAAGGACAAGGATCTGCTTCGATTAAAATCAAAGTGACCAGCGCTGTGACCACCGGTACTATTTATGTAAGTGCTCTTAACACATGCGGTCAGAGTACAGAAAAGTCTATTACCATCACTCCTTTGAATAAACCAGCCAGGCCTGGTTCTATTACCGCAGCCAGCACAATGCCTTGTGCAGGAGATCAAAACTTGAGATTCTCCATTACTCCGGTAGCAGGTGCAACATCTTATGCCTGGACATTCCCAACAGGCTGGGTTATCTCTGGCGCTTCTGATGGAACGTTTGTAACTGTAAGAGCTGGCACTACCGCTGGTAATGTAAGCGTAGTAGCCATTAACTCTTGCGGCGCGGGTACAGAAAGGACGTTGGCCCTTAATCCAACCCTTAACAGCCCAGAAAAACCACTGTCTTTGACTGGCAGCACTAGTTTATGTTCAACTGACAGAGAAGTAGTTTATTCCGTTGCGGCTGGTGCAGATGCTACTGGTTATAGATGGGAAGTACCTGCCAACTGGACAATTGTATCTGGTCATGGCACAACCTCTATTAAAGTAAACCCTGGCAACACAGGTGGCATAGTGAGAGTAGTAGCCCTTAATAATTGCGGTGAAAGCGTTGCAGCTACCGTAAGTGTCATTGTCTCTACCACGCCTACACCTGCTCCTGGGTTCATTACTACAAGTCCAATTGCACCGTGTGTTAACCAGCAGAACGTTTCATTCTCTGTAGATGAGATTTTTGGTGCTACTGCCTACGAGTGGACAGTATCTGGCGACTGGGCCATTACCAGCGGACAGGGAACAAGCACTATTAAGGTAACCATTGGTTCTGGTTCTGGGACTGTCTCTGTAAAAGCAAGAAACGGTTGCGGACTAAGTGCAGCTAGCAGCACTACTGTTCAGCCAGCCACTGTTGCTCCTGTTACGCCTGTGACTGTAGTTGGCCGTACGGCTGTCTGTGAACTTGAAAGTAACGTGACCTATACTGTTACTGGAATGACAAATGTTACCGGTTACAACTGGACTATTACAGGCGGTAGTGACTGGAGCATTACTTCTGGTCAAGGCACAGCCTCTATCAAAGTAAAAGCAGGTGTTGCACCGGCTGAAATCTCTGTGGTAGCTATTAATAACTGTGGTCAGAGCTCTGCAAAAGTTATTCAAGTAGTAACAAGCAAAGTTGCCCCAGGAGCCCCAAGTAGTATAATAGGCAGAGTAAACATTTGCGCCGGCAATACCAACATTGAGTATTCTGTTGCCCCAGTAACTGGTGCTACTTCATATATTTGGACATTGCCTACGGGCTGGACATACACTCAAAATGCTGCCGGTAATACTATTTTAGCTACCATTGGTACCACAAGTGGTAAAATCAAAGTAAGAGCAGTAAATGGTTGCGGCGAGAGCACAGAAAGTGAACTATCTGTTGCCCCAACTTCTAACACACCTCCTAAACCAGGAAATATTCTAGCTGCCACTACCACAGTGTGCGAAGGTGAGCAAGGGATTTCTTATATAGTACCACCTGTGAATGGTGCCACTTCATATGCTTGGACAGTTCCAGCAGACTGGACAATCACTTCAGGACAAGGAAGCACTACTATTTCAGTAACAGTAGGTAAAACCGCAGGAAAAATTACAGTAGCTGCAGTAAATAACTGTGGCGCCAGCATTGTCAGCGAATACACTGTTACCCCGCGTATGGTTCCTCCTAAACCGGAGTTCATAGCCTCTCAGACTATTCCTTGTGCTAACAGCACTGGCAATACCTATTCTGTAAAAGTAATTCCAGGTGTTGATACCTATACATGGTCCGTTCCAGCTGGTTGGGATATCACTGCAGGTGCAGGAACTTCTAGCATCACTGTTGAGGCAGGCATAAACGCAGGTGAGATAACAGTAAAAGCTAGCAATGATTGTGGCGTTAGTGAGACGGCCACCTTACAAGTAACCACTACCACTACAGCTCCTACCACTCCGCTTGCCATTACGGGTAATCAAAAAGTATGTGCAGGAGAAACCGAAGTAGAATATAAAGTAGAGGCCATTGCCAATACTTCTACCTACACATGGACTGTTCCAACTGGATGGAATATAACCTCAGGCCAAGGCACTACCCGCATTATGGTGCAACCATCTACTACCCCAGGTAATATTTCTGTAGTAGCAGGTAATGGATGCGGTGTTAGCTCTGCCAGCAGATTGTCTGTAGAAATTATAGGTACTTTGCCAGCTACGCCAGCCTTGATTACAGGAACAGTTGATCCATGTAGCAATGCCACTGGACTTGTTTACTCAATAAGCGCCGTTTCTAACGCAACTAATTATGACTGGACAGTACCAGTAGGATGGACCATAACTGCCGGACAGGGAACAACTTCCATCACAGTTACTACAAATGGAGCAAATGGAGAGGTGGGCGTTTCTGCTAGAAATACTTGTGGCAGCAGTCCTGCCAGAAAAATTTCTGTTACTTCTAGAACAACACCAATTCAACCTACTGCTATTGTTGGCGATAATATAGTTTGCTCTGGCAATACTGTAGAATACAAGATTGATCCTGTTGACGGTGCTACTAGCTACACTTGGGGAGTTCCTTCAGGCTGGACTATCACCTCTGGACAAGGAACCACAACTTTAGTTGCAACAGTAGGAAGTGGATCAGGTAATGTACAAGTAAGTGCAGAAAACGCTTGTGGAAGAAGCACGATTGCCATATTACCTGTAGCTACCTCTGCTTCAAAACTATCTGCCCCAGGTAATATATCTGGTATTGCTTCCTTTATTTGCTCTGGACAAGAGAAATTGACTTACACGGTAACTCCTGTCAATGATGCTGCTTCCTATTTATGGTCAGTTCCAGAGCTAGATGGATGGAAAATTATATCAGGTCAGGGCACTAACTCCATTGTTGTAAATGCAGGTACAAAATCTGGCAACGTGACAGTAAGAGTACTAAATGGTTGCGGCGAAAGCAGCCCTAGCATCTTACCAGTGAGCATCAATGAAGGAAATACTCTGCCAATTGGAGCCATCAGCGGATTAACTGATATATGTGCTAATCAAACTGATATCAGATACTCTGTTGATCCTGTACCTAACGCCAGTACTTACAACTGGATTGTGCCTGCTGACTGGACAATTCAATCTGGCCAAGGAACCAATAGCATTCTTGTTACTTTAGGCAATACCAAAGGAGATGTTACAGTAGAGGCTTACAATGCATGTACTATTAAATCTAGCCAAAAGCTGTTTGTTGAACCTAAGTTTGCTCCTAAAACACCTGTTATCTCGGTAATAAATAGTGCTTGTACAGGTCTAGAATTAGAAATTGAGCCTATACCAGGTGCTCGCAACTATACATGGACACTACCTGATGGATGGGTTTTAGAAAGTGGACAAACCTCTACCAGAATTAGAGTTAGTGCACCTAAAGGAAGTGAGGAGGGTGCCATCACAGTTGTAGCCAACGGCCCACTATGTAACAGCGCTCCAGCATCTATTGAATTGAGTCCAGAGAACGTGAAGGGTGAAATAGAAATTGCCACCGCTCTCACACCTAATGGAGACAATATCAATGACACTTGGAAAATCAAGAACATTGAGAACTATCAGGAGAATGAGTTAATCATTATGAACCGTTGGGGATCTGAAGTATATCGCACCAAAGGTTACAAGAATGATTGGAAAGGCGGAGAGTTAAGTGAAGGCACCTACTTCTATTTGCTTAATGTGGTAACATGTGATGGCAAAAGAAAGTCTTACGACGGCTTTTTAATGATAATACGGTAA